The Mycolicibacterium fluoranthenivorans genome has a window encoding:
- a CDS encoding ABC transporter permease: protein MTDPVFDERVTTWRLLAGNPVTVISAGIMLAVLVIALTASWITPYGVNDVDVPVALRPPSGAHWFGTDELGRDVLSRVLVAVQASMKVAVISVAFAAVVGVTVGVLAGYRGGWLDTVVMRVVDVMFAFPVLLLALAIVAVLGPGLTTTILAIGVVYTPIFARVARASTLAVRVEPYVAVSRTMGTGSGFILARHILPNITGPLIVQTSLSLAFAILSEAALSFLGLGLQPPQPSLGRMIFDSQGFVTLAWWMAVFPGAAIFVIVLAFNLLGDGFRDVLDPKQRTMIEARRRS from the coding sequence ATGACCGACCCGGTGTTCGACGAGCGCGTCACGACGTGGCGGCTGCTGGCCGGCAATCCCGTCACCGTCATCAGCGCGGGAATCATGCTCGCCGTCCTCGTGATCGCGCTGACCGCATCCTGGATCACGCCGTACGGAGTCAACGATGTGGACGTCCCGGTGGCGCTGCGCCCACCGAGTGGCGCGCACTGGTTCGGCACCGACGAATTGGGGCGCGACGTGCTGTCCCGGGTGTTGGTCGCGGTGCAGGCATCCATGAAGGTGGCCGTGATCAGCGTGGCATTCGCGGCGGTCGTCGGTGTCACTGTCGGGGTGCTCGCCGGGTATCGCGGTGGCTGGCTGGACACCGTGGTCATGCGTGTCGTCGATGTGATGTTCGCGTTCCCGGTGCTGTTGCTCGCCCTGGCGATCGTCGCCGTCCTCGGGCCCGGGCTCACCACGACGATATTGGCGATCGGGGTCGTCTACACACCGATCTTCGCCCGGGTGGCGCGGGCCAGCACCCTCGCCGTGCGGGTCGAGCCGTATGTCGCGGTCTCGCGCACCATGGGCACCGGTTCGGGGTTCATCCTGGCGCGGCACATCCTGCCCAACATCACCGGTCCGCTGATCGTCCAGACATCGCTGTCCCTGGCGTTCGCCATCCTGTCCGAGGCGGCGCTGTCGTTCCTGGGCCTGGGTCTGCAGCCGCCGCAGCCTTCCCTGGGCCGGATGATCTTCGACTCCCAGGGTTTCGTCACACTGGCGTGGTGGATGGCGGTGTTCCCCGGTGCCGCCATCTTCGTCATCGTCCTGGCCTTCAACCTGCTCGGCGATGGCTTCCGCGATGTGCTGGATCCCAAGCAGCGCACCATGATCGAGGCCCGGAGACGCTCATGA
- a CDS encoding STAS domain-containing protein yields the protein MPDHFESSPSTLMCAHTWRDTTVVITCSGVVDMLTVPDLNQLIATALDKQPSAVIIDLTETTFFASCGMSTLVDTQAQLPPGVPLVVVADGPATRRPLELVGLADVLTIRPTLDIALQELAPAKS from the coding sequence ATGCCCGACCATTTCGAGTCCAGCCCATCCACACTGATGTGCGCTCACACGTGGCGCGACACGACTGTGGTGATCACCTGCTCCGGTGTCGTGGACATGCTCACCGTGCCCGATCTCAACCAACTCATCGCCACGGCGCTGGACAAACAGCCCAGTGCGGTGATCATCGATCTGACGGAGACCACCTTCTTCGCCTCCTGCGGTATGTCGACGCTGGTGGACACGCAGGCCCAACTGCCGCCCGGCGTGCCACTGGTGGTGGTCGCCGACGGACCCGCGACGCGTCGCCCTCTGGAGCTGGTGGGACTGGCGGACGTCCTGACGATCCGCCCGACGCTCGATATCGCCCTCCAGGAACTGGCGCCGGCCAAGAGTTGA
- a CDS encoding SpoIIE family protein phosphatase gives MSRPNGDDHAAQLLPVGTPIDLDNCAREPIHIPGSVQPRGVLAVVREPGFQIRQISANVTDLLGRAVDDVLGRHLAALIGAEQAAQIEQAAAVFGDLRQRNPLELEIPVAGRSRAFDALLHREPGGVLLVELEIAYGERPFSFPNTYQAVRNSVEQLNRAESTTELYDTTARAIRDLLGFDRVMVYRYDQDYNGEVVAECKRDDLNSFLGLHYPASDIPAQARAMYEKNWLRLISDVDYTPAPLVPAIDPDSGTPLDLTHATLRSVSPIHIEYLQNMGVRASMSISLLRHGRLWGLIACHHYAGPHLPPYGARAAAEFLGSTLSLRLVDRFDDDQLRERLAAQSTLAALTNATRNDSEPVAAALLQAPSLLDLLPATGVAVRVGGKYRVLGRVPPAEAVTAVADWARDADGEVVATDCLSGELPALDLDPTVAAGALALNLPDGQYVIWFREEALRSVDWGGDPHNKAIAVQEGDGVRLSPRKSFERWREVVDGCSQPWTPIHVESAESLRRHLVEELYRRTRSALQVAEMLQRSLLPPSIPTIPGWELSAHYQPAAGGRVGGDWYDAFVLPDGRLIMLVGDVAGHGLAAAGAMAQLRNALRSQLFTGVAPGEALSRLNEFSVHLMPRAFATVVAARIALDTGEVEAASAGHLMPFRIGADVDAAPIRLAPPIGVRGARYPASSFTVARGDGLVMFSDGLVERRGSTLDEGLGLLAATLRRGGEVAASRISAALAPSDAEDDVTVLTLRRL, from the coding sequence ATTTCGCGTCCCAACGGCGATGACCACGCAGCGCAGCTGCTACCCGTCGGCACACCGATCGACCTGGACAACTGCGCGCGCGAGCCGATCCACATCCCGGGCAGCGTCCAGCCGCGCGGGGTGCTCGCCGTCGTGCGCGAACCGGGTTTCCAGATCCGCCAGATCAGCGCGAATGTCACCGACCTGCTGGGCCGCGCGGTCGACGACGTTCTGGGCCGCCACCTGGCCGCCCTGATCGGCGCCGAACAGGCCGCCCAGATCGAGCAGGCGGCGGCCGTGTTCGGTGATCTGCGCCAGCGCAACCCGCTCGAGTTGGAGATCCCGGTCGCCGGCCGGTCGCGGGCGTTCGACGCCCTCCTGCACCGCGAGCCGGGCGGGGTGCTGCTGGTGGAACTCGAAATCGCTTACGGGGAACGGCCGTTCTCGTTTCCGAACACGTATCAGGCGGTGCGCAATTCGGTCGAGCAACTCAACCGCGCCGAATCGACGACCGAGCTGTATGACACCACCGCACGCGCGATTCGCGATCTCCTCGGATTCGACCGCGTCATGGTGTACCGCTACGACCAGGACTACAACGGCGAGGTGGTCGCCGAATGCAAGCGCGATGACCTCAACTCCTTCCTCGGGCTGCACTACCCGGCCAGCGACATCCCGGCACAAGCCCGCGCCATGTACGAGAAGAACTGGCTGCGGCTGATCTCCGACGTCGACTACACACCCGCCCCGCTGGTACCTGCCATCGACCCGGACAGCGGCACACCGCTCGACCTGACCCATGCCACGCTGCGCAGCGTCTCGCCCATCCACATCGAATACCTGCAGAACATGGGTGTGCGCGCGTCCATGTCGATCTCGCTGCTGCGCCATGGCCGGTTGTGGGGACTGATCGCCTGCCATCACTACGCCGGCCCGCACCTGCCGCCCTACGGCGCACGGGCGGCGGCCGAGTTCCTCGGCTCCACCCTCTCGCTTCGGCTCGTCGACCGCTTCGATGACGATCAACTGCGGGAGCGGCTGGCCGCACAATCGACACTGGCCGCGCTGACCAACGCCACCCGCAACGACAGCGAGCCGGTGGCGGCCGCCCTGCTGCAGGCACCCAGCCTGCTCGATCTGCTGCCCGCCACCGGTGTCGCCGTGCGCGTCGGCGGCAAGTACCGCGTGCTGGGCAGGGTCCCGCCGGCCGAGGCCGTGACCGCCGTGGCGGACTGGGCGCGCGACGCCGACGGCGAGGTCGTCGCGACGGACTGCCTGTCCGGTGAACTGCCCGCGCTGGATCTGGATCCGACAGTCGCCGCGGGTGCGCTGGCGCTGAACCTGCCCGACGGGCAGTACGTGATCTGGTTCCGGGAGGAGGCGCTGCGCTCGGTGGATTGGGGCGGCGATCCGCACAACAAGGCCATCGCCGTGCAGGAAGGAGACGGGGTTCGGCTCAGCCCGCGCAAATCCTTCGAGCGCTGGCGCGAGGTGGTCGACGGCTGCAGCCAACCGTGGACCCCCATCCACGTCGAGTCCGCGGAATCGTTGCGACGGCACCTCGTCGAAGAGCTGTACCGGCGCACCCGAAGTGCGTTGCAGGTGGCCGAGATGCTGCAACGTAGCCTGCTGCCGCCGTCCATTCCGACCATCCCGGGCTGGGAGCTGTCCGCCCACTACCAGCCCGCCGCGGGTGGCCGGGTGGGAGGCGATTGGTACGACGCGTTCGTGCTGCCGGACGGCCGGCTCATCATGCTCGTCGGTGACGTCGCGGGCCATGGCCTGGCCGCCGCCGGCGCCATGGCGCAGTTGCGTAATGCGTTGCGCTCCCAGCTGTTTACCGGCGTCGCCCCTGGAGAAGCACTGAGCAGACTCAATGAGTTCAGCGTGCACCTGATGCCGCGTGCCTTCGCCACCGTGGTCGCCGCCCGGATCGCACTCGATACCGGAGAGGTCGAGGCGGCATCGGCGGGGCATCTGATGCCGTTCCGCATCGGCGCGGACGTCGATGCGGCGCCGATCCGGCTGGCCCCGCCGATCGGCGTCCGGGGCGCGCGCTACCCGGCCAGCAGCTTCACCGTCGCTCGCGGTGACGGGCTGGTGATGTTCTCCGATGGCTTGGTGGAACGCCGTGGCTCGACCCTAGACGAGGGCCTGGGGCTGCTGGCCGCGACATTGCGTCGCGGCGGGGAGGTGGCGGCGTCCCGGATCTCGGCCGCGCTGGCGCCCAGCGACGCCGAGGACGATGTCACCGTCCTCACCCTGCGCCGCCTCTGA
- a CDS encoding SDR family oxidoreductase → MTAIDPEKLSTCLQVLSEVESLPPEHPDAVAVRRATAGIWKSVRKARRHAKRDAVAEADKAVIAATATGAPGRIDDETAGLPLVSTASGATAGTLLRSRACYICKKHHTVVDAFYHQLCPECAAFSHAKRDARTDLTGRTALLTGGRAKIGMYIALRLLRDGAHTTITTRFPNDAVRRFAAMEDSADWLHRLRIIGIDLRDPAQVVALADTVAAQGPLDILINNAAQTVRRAPGSYAALVEAERTPPPELAQVDVVSFDRVSDAHPAALAGSLAEHQTPHALAELALTARSASPERIAAGTAIDAGGLLPDTASINSWTQRVHEVDAMELLEVQLCNQTAPFILVSRLRPAMAASPARRKYVVNVSAMEGQFGRRYKGPGHPHTNMAKAALNMLTRTSSAEMLEQDGILMTAVDTGWITDERPHPTKLRLAEEGFHAPLDLVDGAARVYDPIVRGEAGEDVHGCFLKDYRPSDW, encoded by the coding sequence GTGACCGCGATCGATCCGGAGAAGCTCAGCACCTGTCTCCAGGTGCTGTCCGAGGTCGAATCGTTGCCGCCCGAGCACCCCGACGCGGTGGCCGTGCGGCGTGCCACCGCCGGCATCTGGAAGTCGGTGCGCAAAGCCCGCCGGCACGCCAAACGTGACGCGGTGGCAGAAGCCGACAAGGCCGTCATCGCCGCGACGGCCACCGGGGCGCCCGGCCGCATCGACGACGAGACCGCCGGCCTGCCGTTGGTGTCGACGGCCTCCGGCGCCACCGCAGGCACCCTGCTGCGGTCCCGGGCCTGCTACATCTGCAAGAAGCACCACACCGTGGTCGACGCCTTCTACCACCAGCTTTGTCCGGAGTGTGCGGCGTTCAGCCATGCCAAGCGCGATGCCCGCACCGATCTCACCGGCCGCACCGCCCTACTGACCGGCGGGCGCGCCAAGATCGGCATGTACATCGCGTTGCGCCTGCTGCGCGACGGTGCGCACACCACCATCACCACCCGCTTCCCGAACGACGCCGTGCGGCGCTTCGCGGCTATGGAAGACAGCGCCGACTGGCTGCACCGGCTGCGGATCATCGGTATCGACCTGCGTGACCCCGCACAGGTGGTGGCGCTGGCCGACACGGTGGCCGCGCAGGGCCCACTGGACATCCTGATCAACAACGCCGCCCAGACGGTGCGCCGGGCCCCGGGCTCGTACGCCGCCCTCGTCGAAGCCGAGCGCACCCCGCCGCCCGAGCTGGCGCAGGTCGATGTGGTCAGCTTCGACCGGGTCAGTGACGCGCACCCGGCCGCACTGGCGGGCAGCCTCGCCGAGCACCAGACCCCGCATGCGCTCGCAGAGCTCGCCTTGACGGCCCGCAGCGCCTCACCGGAGCGAATCGCGGCCGGCACCGCCATCGACGCCGGCGGGCTGCTGCCCGATACGGCCTCGATCAACAGCTGGACCCAGCGGGTGCACGAGGTCGATGCCATGGAGCTGCTTGAGGTGCAGCTGTGCAACCAGACCGCACCGTTCATCCTGGTGAGCCGGTTGCGCCCGGCGATGGCCGCCTCCCCCGCGCGCCGCAAGTACGTCGTCAACGTGTCGGCCATGGAGGGCCAGTTCGGCCGCCGCTACAAGGGGCCGGGCCATCCGCACACCAATATGGCCAAGGCCGCGCTGAACATGCTGACCCGGACCAGCTCCGCGGAGATGCTGGAACAGGACGGCATCCTGATGACCGCCGTGGACACCGGCTGGATCACCGACGAGCGTCCGCACCCGACCAAGCTGCGGCTGGCCGAGGAGGGCTTCCACGCCCCGCTGGATCTGGTCGACGGCGCTGCCCGCGTCTACGACCCGATCGTGCGCGGGGAGGCCGGCGAGGATGTGCACGGCTGCTTCTTGAAGGACTACCGACCCAGCGACTGGTGA
- a CDS encoding enoyl-CoA hydratase, with protein sequence MSDLVLVDIADRVATITVNDPDRRNAVTADISRALRAAVSAAEADASVHAVIVTGAGKAFCAGADLTALGAAAEDGLRVIYDGFLAVANCTLPTIAAVNGAAVGAGLNLALAADVRIAGPAALFDPRFQKLGIHPGGGATWMLQRGVGPQVARAALLFGKRFDAQDAVRYGLALELADDPVAAARELAAGPADAPREVVLATKKSMRATANPGFLDTDQHALAVDIEITPQARSIESPEFQSRLAAAKNR encoded by the coding sequence ATGTCCGATCTCGTGCTTGTCGACATTGCCGATCGTGTCGCCACCATCACCGTCAACGACCCCGACCGGCGCAACGCGGTGACCGCCGACATCTCACGCGCCCTGCGCGCCGCCGTGTCGGCGGCCGAAGCCGATGCGAGTGTGCATGCCGTGATCGTGACCGGCGCCGGCAAGGCGTTCTGCGCAGGCGCGGACCTGACCGCCCTCGGAGCAGCCGCCGAAGACGGCCTGCGGGTGATTTACGACGGGTTCCTCGCCGTCGCCAACTGCACACTGCCCACCATCGCCGCGGTCAACGGCGCGGCGGTCGGCGCCGGCCTCAACCTCGCGCTGGCCGCGGATGTGCGGATCGCCGGTCCCGCGGCACTGTTCGACCCACGCTTCCAGAAGCTGGGCATCCACCCGGGCGGCGGCGCCACCTGGATGCTGCAGCGCGGTGTCGGCCCCCAGGTGGCCCGTGCCGCACTGCTTTTCGGCAAGCGCTTCGATGCCCAGGACGCCGTGCGCTACGGTCTGGCGCTCGAGCTGGCCGACGATCCGGTGGCCGCCGCCCGCGAGCTCGCCGCCGGCCCGGCCGACGCACCGCGCGAGGTGGTACTCGCCACCAAGAAGTCCATGCGGGCCACCGCCAACCCGGGCTTCCTCGACACCGACCAGCACGCGCTGGCGGTGGATATCGAGATCACGCCGCAGGCACGCTCGATCGAATCACCGGAATTTCAGAGCCGACTGGCCGCCGCCAAGAACAGGTGA
- a CDS encoding ABC transporter permease: MTILKFLARRLAYSLVVLVGVVIVVFALVHLVPGDPVRIALGTRYTPAAYDALRQASGLDQPLVSQFFGYLGHAATGDLGVSFRNGDPVTLVLLERLPATVSLAAVGIVAALAIALPAGIYAALREGRLSDAIVRVTSQFGVSVPDFWLGILLISLFSTALGWLPTSGYRPLFDDPGGWLRHVILPGLTVGLVAAAIMTRYVRSAVLEVAAMGYVRTARSKGLAPRVVTMRHTVRNALVPILTITGIQLATILGGVIVVEVVFAWPGLGRLVYNSVAARDYPVIQGAVLLIAVLFLAINLLVDLLYAVADPRIRLS, from the coding sequence GTGACGATCCTGAAGTTCCTGGCCCGCCGGCTGGCCTATTCGCTGGTGGTGCTGGTCGGCGTGGTCATCGTGGTGTTCGCGCTGGTGCATCTGGTGCCCGGCGATCCGGTGCGCATCGCACTCGGAACCCGTTACACCCCAGCGGCTTACGACGCACTGCGGCAGGCCAGCGGACTGGACCAGCCGTTGGTCAGCCAATTCTTCGGCTATCTCGGGCATGCCGCCACCGGCGATCTGGGCGTGAGCTTCCGCAACGGCGACCCGGTGACCCTGGTGCTGCTGGAACGGTTGCCGGCCACGGTGTCACTCGCTGCCGTCGGCATCGTCGCGGCCCTGGCGATCGCGCTGCCCGCCGGCATCTACGCGGCCTTGCGGGAAGGCAGGCTCAGTGATGCGATCGTCCGCGTCACAAGTCAATTCGGGGTGTCGGTGCCCGATTTCTGGCTGGGCATCCTGCTGATCTCGCTGTTCTCCACGGCGCTGGGCTGGCTGCCCACCTCGGGTTACCGGCCGCTGTTCGACGACCCCGGCGGCTGGCTGCGGCACGTGATCCTGCCCGGGTTGACCGTCGGCCTGGTGGCCGCGGCGATCATGACCCGCTACGTCCGCTCGGCCGTACTGGAGGTGGCAGCCATGGGCTATGTCCGTACCGCCCGCTCGAAAGGCCTTGCGCCCCGGGTGGTGACGATGCGTCATACCGTGCGCAACGCGCTGGTCCCGATCCTCACGATCACCGGCATCCAGTTGGCGACCATCCTCGGCGGGGTCATCGTCGTGGAGGTGGTGTTCGCCTGGCCGGGCCTGGGCCGGTTGGTGTACAACTCGGTGGCCGCGCGGGACTATCCGGTGATCCAGGGCGCGGTGCTGCTGATCGCGGTGCTGTTCCTGGCGATCAACCTGCTCGTCGACCTGTTGTACGCCGTCGCCGATCCGAGGATCCGGCTGTCATGA
- a CDS encoding putative quinol monooxygenase yields MSVTVILELKFKPESVATAREVFGRALKDTRAFPGNIRTDVLVDETDEGHWLIYELWESVEADEAYRAFRAGEGKLTEVPSLVAAPPVKSRYTTSDV; encoded by the coding sequence ATGTCGGTCACCGTGATCCTCGAATTGAAGTTCAAGCCCGAGTCTGTGGCGACGGCGCGGGAGGTCTTCGGCCGCGCGCTGAAAGACACCAGGGCATTCCCCGGCAACATCCGTACCGACGTGCTGGTCGACGAGACCGACGAAGGCCATTGGCTGATCTACGAACTGTGGGAGTCCGTCGAGGCCGACGAGGCGTACCGGGCGTTCCGGGCCGGCGAGGGCAAGCTGACCGAGGTGCCGTCACTGGTGGCCGCTCCCCCGGTCAAGAGCCGGTACACCACCAGCGACGTCTGA
- a CDS encoding ABC transporter substrate-binding protein yields MRLLAALLAAVVVFASTACAPGRRVDLGQDSGNLVAAISGEPDQLDPQKTSAYFSFEVLENVFDTLVEPGADLVMRPALAQSWETSADQLVWTFHLRPGVTFHDGSPLRAADVVYSYRRIIDGKLANADKFSAVTDVSAPDDHTVRLTVAHPTPNLLTNLGGFKGMAIVQRRNVEDGQIATHPIGTGPFSFVSQKSGDSLVLRANPRYWGGAPRIPGVTFRFISETSTALSALQAGEIDWTDAVPAQRVSQLRNDDSVHLAVEPSNDYWYLALNTARPPWNDVRVRQAVAYALDRSSIVQATSYGTAQANQLAIPQGNPWFTPYNRYGHNLDKARQLLQQAGAAPKTMDLLVTSEYPQTVTAAQVIAANLEPLGIGVTIRTVDFATWLDEQNSGHFDMLMMGWLGNIDPDDFYYAQHHTGGTSNAQKFSDPRVDALLDAGRTETDQQARKDDYARAATLIADEVSYIYLYNPAVLQAWTPNLTGYEARRDKAIRFRSAVLHAGGDRP; encoded by the coding sequence ATGCGACTGCTTGCGGCCTTGCTCGCCGCCGTAGTCGTGTTCGCCTCCACGGCGTGTGCACCGGGCCGGCGCGTCGACCTGGGCCAGGACTCCGGCAACCTCGTCGCCGCGATCTCCGGTGAACCCGACCAACTGGACCCCCAGAAGACCAGCGCGTACTTCTCGTTCGAAGTGTTGGAGAACGTCTTCGACACCCTCGTCGAACCCGGTGCCGACCTCGTCATGCGTCCGGCGCTGGCGCAGTCCTGGGAGACGTCGGCGGACCAGCTGGTGTGGACGTTCCATCTGCGCCCCGGGGTCACCTTTCACGACGGCAGCCCGCTGCGGGCGGCGGACGTCGTCTACTCCTATCGCCGCATCATCGACGGCAAGCTCGCCAATGCCGACAAGTTCAGTGCCGTCACCGACGTCAGTGCGCCAGATGACCACACGGTGCGCCTCACGGTGGCACATCCGACGCCGAACCTGCTGACCAATCTCGGCGGGTTCAAAGGGATGGCGATCGTGCAGCGGCGCAATGTCGAGGACGGCCAGATCGCCACCCATCCGATCGGCACCGGGCCGTTCTCCTTCGTCAGCCAGAAGAGCGGCGACTCCCTCGTCCTGCGCGCCAACCCGCGGTACTGGGGTGGGGCCCCGCGGATTCCCGGGGTGACATTCCGATTCATCAGCGAGACATCGACCGCCTTGTCCGCACTGCAGGCCGGTGAAATCGACTGGACCGACGCGGTTCCCGCGCAGCGCGTCAGCCAATTACGCAACGACGACTCGGTTCACCTTGCCGTGGAACCCAGCAACGACTACTGGTATCTGGCACTGAATACGGCCCGCCCACCGTGGAACGACGTGCGGGTACGCCAGGCCGTCGCGTATGCGCTGGACCGGTCCTCGATCGTGCAGGCCACCAGTTACGGCACGGCACAGGCGAATCAGCTGGCGATACCGCAGGGCAACCCCTGGTTCACGCCCTACAACCGGTACGGCCACAACCTGGACAAGGCCAGGCAGTTGTTGCAGCAGGCCGGTGCGGCACCGAAGACGATGGACCTGCTGGTCACCAGCGAGTACCCGCAGACCGTCACCGCCGCCCAGGTGATCGCCGCCAACCTCGAGCCCCTGGGTATCGGCGTGACCATCCGCACCGTCGACTTCGCCACCTGGCTCGACGAGCAGAACAGCGGGCACTTCGACATGCTGATGATGGGCTGGCTGGGCAATATCGACCCCGACGACTTCTACTACGCCCAGCACCACACTGGCGGCACCAGCAACGCACAGAAGTTCTCCGACCCGCGCGTCGACGCGCTGCTCGATGCGGGCCGGACCGAGACCGACCAGCAGGCGCGCAAGGACGATTACGCCCGAGCCGCCACCCTGATCGCCGATGAGGTGAGCTATATCTACCTGTACAACCCCGCCGTCCTGCAGGCGTGGACGCCGAACCTCACCGGGTATGAGGCCCGTCGCGACAAGGCCATCCGATTCCGCAGCGCCGTCCTGCACGCCGGTGGTGACCGCCCGTGA
- a CDS encoding class I SAM-dependent methyltransferase: protein MPDHTYWNHNSAYHKWLVRIAAEHAGGVLDVGCGEGLLAQRLAPVARSVTAIDPDPAAIARARARLDSLPNVTVTETSFEAFDPGPQRFGVITFVATLHHMDLRASLTKARDLLAPHGTLAVVGLAPNHTLGDWVAAGLRLPLVRAAGVLHRETRDIGVAVAEPRETLSEIRRTAAQILPGVSLRRGLYYRYLLRWSNV, encoded by the coding sequence GTGCCTGATCACACCTACTGGAATCACAACTCCGCGTACCACAAGTGGCTGGTCCGGATCGCCGCCGAACACGCCGGGGGTGTGCTCGACGTCGGCTGCGGCGAGGGCCTGCTGGCCCAGCGGCTGGCACCGGTGGCTCGGAGCGTGACGGCCATCGACCCCGACCCCGCCGCGATCGCGCGCGCCCGGGCTCGCCTTGACTCGCTGCCGAACGTGACCGTGACCGAAACCTCGTTCGAGGCCTTCGATCCCGGCCCGCAACGGTTCGGTGTCATCACCTTCGTGGCCACCTTGCACCACATGGACCTGCGCGCGTCGCTGACCAAGGCCCGCGATCTGCTGGCACCACACGGCACCCTCGCCGTCGTCGGACTGGCCCCCAACCACACCCTCGGTGACTGGGTCGCTGCCGGGCTGCGGTTGCCCTTGGTCCGGGCGGCCGGCGTGCTGCACCGCGAGACCCGTGACATCGGCGTGGCGGTCGCCGAACCCCGCGAGACACTGAGCGAGATCCGGCGTACCGCCGCGCAGATTCTGCCGGGCGTATCCCTCCGCCGCGGCCTGTACTACCGCTATCTGCTGCGCTGGTCCAACGTCTGA
- a CDS encoding dipeptide ABC transporter ATP-binding protein: protein MTEPVLSVRDLAVRIGRKEIVRRVSMTVEREQTLGIVGESGSGKSMTALAATGLLDAPGATVSGSSVLAGEHELVGASARALRQVHGARIGFVFQDPGTSLNPLLTVERQITESLQAHRHQTRRQARVRALELLEAVSLTEPQDRLYSYPHQLSGGQRQRVMIAIALACDPELLIADEPTTALDVTTQAQIITLVRDLQRDFGTAVVWISHDLGVIGEVADTVTVLHGGTAVEQAPVDEVFAEPRAAYTRELLRARPVLGGDGPPAAATDSGTLLDVDGLDVRFPVTTPTGRSVVHAVKDLSFRIRRGHTLGLVGESGSGKSTVAAALTGLVSPDAGRALLDGTDVFRVRGSQRTSVRRRISVVMQDPFASLNPRMPVGTSIAEPLVVHRLAANRKAREARVGELLGAVGLAASFASRYPHELSGGQRQRVNIARALAVQPELLILDEATASLDVSVQAKVLDLLLELQRDLGLTYLFIGHDLAVIERLSHDVLVLRSGEAVEYRPAADLFAAPEHEYTRALLAAVPPDRLARA, encoded by the coding sequence ATGACCGAACCGGTGTTGTCCGTGCGCGATCTGGCCGTGCGCATCGGCCGCAAGGAGATCGTCCGCCGGGTGTCGATGACCGTCGAGCGGGAACAGACCCTCGGGATCGTCGGTGAATCCGGATCAGGCAAGTCGATGACGGCGCTGGCCGCCACGGGCCTGCTCGACGCACCCGGCGCGACCGTCTCCGGGTCCAGTGTCCTTGCCGGAGAACATGAACTCGTCGGCGCCTCGGCACGGGCCCTGCGCCAGGTGCACGGCGCGCGGATCGGCTTCGTCTTCCAGGATCCCGGGACATCCCTGAACCCCCTGCTGACGGTCGAACGGCAGATCACCGAATCGCTGCAGGCACACCGGCATCAGACGCGCAGACAGGCCCGTGTCCGGGCGCTGGAACTGCTGGAGGCGGTGAGCCTGACCGAACCGCAAGACCGGTTGTACAGCTACCCGCACCAGCTCTCCGGCGGGCAGCGGCAACGGGTGATGATCGCCATCGCGCTGGCCTGCGATCCGGAACTGCTGATCGCCGACGAACCGACCACCGCACTGGACGTCACGACGCAAGCGCAGATCATCACACTGGTCCGGGACCTGCAGCGCGACTTCGGTACCGCCGTGGTGTGGATCAGTCACGATCTCGGCGTCATCGGCGAGGTGGCCGACACGGTCACCGTGCTGCACGGCGGCACGGCGGTCGAGCAAGCGCCCGTCGATGAGGTCTTCGCCGAACCCCGCGCGGCCTATACCCGCGAATTGCTCAGGGCCCGTCCGGTACTGGGTGGCGACGGCCCACCAGCCGCGGCGACCGATTCGGGCACTCTCTTGGACGTCGACGGTCTCGACGTGCGGTTCCCGGTGACCACCCCGACCGGCCGGTCGGTGGTCCACGCGGTCAAGGATCTGTCGTTCCGGATCCGCCGCGGCCACACCCTGGGTCTGGTGGGTGAATCCGGGTCCGGAAAGTCCACCGTCGCCGCCGCGCTCACCGGCCTGGTGAGCCCCGACGCCGGTCGTGCGCTGCTCGACGGTACCGATGTGTTCCGGGTGCGGGGTTCCCAGCGGACGTCGGTCCGGCGCCGTATCAGTGTCGTGATGCAGGATCCGTTCGCCTCGCTGAACCCGCGCATGCCGGTGGGGACTTCGATCGCCGAACCGCTCGTCGTGCACCGGCTGGCCGCCAACCGGAAGGCGCGCGAGGCCAGGGTCGGTGAGTTGCTCGGTGCCGTCGGCCTGGCGGCGTCGTTCGCCTCCCGCTATCCGCACGAACTCTCCGGCGGACAACGTCAGCGGGTGAACATCGCCCGGGCGCTGGCCGTGCAGCCCGAATTGCTGATCCTCGACGAGGCCACCGCATCGCTGGACGTGTCGGTGCAGGCCAAGGTGCTCGACCTGCTGCTCGAACTCCAGCGGGACCTGGGCCTGACCTACCTGTTCATCGGGCACGACCTGGCGGTCATCGAGCGGCTGAGCCACGATGTGCTCGTGCTACGAAGCGGCGAGGCGGTCGAATACCGGCCCGCCGCAGATCTTTTCGCCGCACCCGAACACGAATACACCCGCGCGCTGCTGGCCGCGGTTCCACCGGATCGGTTGGCTCGTGCCTGA